The proteins below come from a single Natrinema sp. SYSU A 869 genomic window:
- the coxB gene encoding cytochrome c oxidase subunit II, whose translation MQGTRVDVFERIFLVFLGLGALVGIVVIAYTLYNAYKYRDTGEAAEDEDLPSVGELPTGGKGGKKLFLSFGISAVIVISLVIWTYGMLLYVEDPGDGGDSAQEEALNVEVTGDSFAWFFEYDNGIESTATLRVPAGEQIWIQSTSGDVWHAFGIPEQRVKADAIPGEYDETWFETDESEAGQQQEIKCFELCGEFHTSMTGTLQVMDPDEFDQWMDDQLTMEFTIEDQNESRVTEGYELTLESQESDFEESYTADEFENGSIEITDIEQGGQYNVTIEPTDGQFEPVEDQFDMTGPVSETYQLEMNATESTANESETNDGGGA comes from the coding sequence ATGCAGGGAACACGTGTCGACGTGTTCGAGCGGATCTTCCTGGTCTTCCTCGGACTCGGTGCGCTCGTCGGAATCGTCGTGATCGCGTATACCTTGTACAACGCGTACAAGTACCGTGATACCGGCGAGGCCGCTGAGGATGAAGATCTGCCATCTGTCGGGGAGTTACCGACAGGCGGAAAGGGCGGTAAGAAACTATTCCTCTCGTTCGGCATCAGCGCCGTCATCGTCATCTCGCTGGTGATCTGGACGTACGGGATGCTCCTGTACGTCGAGGATCCCGGCGACGGCGGCGACAGCGCGCAGGAAGAAGCGCTCAATGTCGAAGTGACCGGCGATAGCTTCGCTTGGTTCTTCGAGTACGACAACGGTATCGAATCGACGGCTACCCTCCGCGTCCCCGCCGGTGAGCAGATCTGGATACAGTCGACGTCAGGCGACGTCTGGCACGCGTTCGGCATACCTGAGCAACGAGTGAAAGCCGACGCGATTCCGGGCGAGTACGACGAAACCTGGTTCGAGACTGATGAATCCGAAGCCGGCCAACAACAGGAGATCAAGTGCTTCGAACTCTGTGGCGAGTTCCATACCTCGATGACCGGGACGCTCCAGGTCATGGACCCCGACGAGTTCGACCAGTGGATGGACGATCAGCTGACGATGGAGTTCACGATCGAGGACCAAAACGAGTCCCGCGTGACCGAGGGCTACGAGCTCACTCTCGAGAGTCAGGAATCCGACTTCGAGGAGAGCTACACGGCCGACGAGTTCGAGAACGGCTCCATTGAAATCACCGATATCGAGCAGGGTGGCCAATACAACGTGACGATCGAACCGACCGACGGTCAGTTCGAACCGGTCGAAGACCAGTTCGACATGACCGGGCCGGTCAGCGAAACCTACCAGCTCGAGATGAACGCAACGGAAAGTACTGCCAATGAAAGCGAAACGAACGACGGAGGTGGGGCCTGA
- the secY gene encoding preprotein translocase subunit SecY yields the protein MGWKEAAEPVLTRMPAVRRPEGHVPFKRKLMWSAGILMLYFFLTSITMLGYQAGGASDLFGEFRAILGGAHGSVLQVGIGPIVTASIVLQLLGGANLLGLDTDDPRDQVLYQGLQKLLVILMVILTGLPMVFSGPPGGGFLPVQTSLQLGGIALTATQIQVLMFAQILVGGILILYMDEVVSKWGVGSGIGLFIIAGVSQRLVTGFIQPNSAGFFYSWYEILTGQIDIGSIASGEGLYALLVSEGNLIGLVTTLLIFGIVVYAESVRVEIPLSHARVKGARGRFPVKLIYASVLPMILVRAVQANVQFIGQILNSQLGSMPGWLGTYSQQGNPVSGFFYYVAPIYSREEWMWWTSGVTQEWWQVMMRIGIDVTFMVVGGAVFAIFWVETTDMGPESTAQQIQNSGMQIPGFRQNVGVIEKVMERYIPQVTVIGGALVGLLAVCANMLGTIGSVSGTGLLLAVSITYKLYEEIAEEQMMEMHPMMRQMFGSE from the coding sequence GCGCAAGCTGATGTGGTCGGCCGGCATCCTGATGTTGTACTTCTTCCTGACGAGCATCACGATGCTCGGGTATCAGGCCGGCGGGGCGAGCGACCTCTTCGGGGAGTTCCGTGCGATCCTCGGCGGAGCACACGGATCAGTCCTGCAGGTCGGTATCGGTCCGATCGTCACCGCGAGCATCGTCTTACAGTTGCTCGGCGGTGCGAACCTACTCGGACTCGACACGGACGATCCCCGGGACCAGGTCCTCTATCAGGGCCTCCAGAAGCTGCTGGTCATCCTGATGGTCATCTTGACCGGGCTCCCGATGGTGTTCTCCGGTCCGCCGGGAGGGGGCTTCCTGCCCGTCCAGACATCGCTGCAACTCGGTGGGATCGCACTCACTGCAACACAGATTCAGGTCCTGATGTTCGCCCAGATCCTCGTTGGCGGGATCCTCATCCTCTACATGGACGAGGTCGTCAGCAAGTGGGGCGTCGGCAGCGGGATCGGTCTGTTCATCATCGCCGGCGTGAGCCAGCGTCTAGTCACTGGTTTCATCCAGCCTAACTCAGCAGGGTTCTTCTATAGCTGGTATGAGATTCTGACCGGCCAGATCGATATCGGATCGATTGCTTCCGGTGAGGGGCTCTACGCCCTGTTAGTCTCCGAGGGGAACCTCATCGGGCTGGTGACGACGCTGCTGATCTTCGGGATCGTCGTCTACGCGGAGTCAGTTCGCGTCGAGATCCCGCTCAGCCACGCCCGGGTCAAGGGTGCTCGCGGGCGCTTCCCCGTGAAGCTCATCTACGCGAGCGTCCTGCCCATGATCCTCGTTCGTGCAGTGCAGGCGAACGTCCAGTTCATCGGGCAGATCCTGAACAGTCAGTTGGGTAGCATGCCCGGCTGGCTTGGAACCTACTCACAACAGGGTAATCCTGTCAGTGGGTTCTTCTACTACGTGGCCCCGATCTACTCCCGGGAGGAATGGATGTGGTGGACGTCCGGTGTCACCCAGGAGTGGTGGCAGGTAATGATGCGGATCGGCATCGACGTCACCTTCATGGTCGTCGGTGGCGCGGTCTTCGCCATCTTCTGGGTGGAAACCACCGACATGGGTCCGGAATCGACGGCACAACAGATCCAGAACTCCGGGATGCAGATCCCCGGCTTCCGACAGAACGTCGGCGTCATCGAGAAGGTCATGGAGCGGTACATCCCGCAAGTGACCGTCATCGGCGGCGCGCTGGTCGGCCTGCTGGCCGTCTGTGCGAACATGCTCGGTACCATCGGTAGTGTCAGTGGAACCGGGCTGCTACTGGCCGTCTCCATTACGTACAAGCTGTACGAGGAGATCGCCGAGGAGCAGATGATGGAAATGCATCCGATGATGCGCCAGATGTTCGGCTCGGAATAG
- a CDS encoding cbb3-type cytochrome c oxidase subunit I: MSDLPPMRSVKRWLVTTNHKDVGILYISTALFFLVFGGVLALLFRAHLWEAGGTGLLTNDQYYQSVSAHGLIMVFWFLSPVASGFANYFVPLQIGAKDLAFPRLNALSYWFYLFSGILLGISFFQGGSFSGGWTMYAPLNVPTYTGAMQAMTGGNATILALTLFVVSITIGSVNFLVTMHRSRAEGLGLWNMPMFSWSWLLTVWMMLFAFAALLAALLLLSVDRLFLTQYFATDQGSSLLWAHIFWFFGHPEVYIVFFPALGIMFEIFQTFTGRRLVGRKWVIIAMVLVAVQSFLVWMHHMFLSTINLPIKTLFMATTIGISLPFDLMVFSLIYTMVKGRVRFTTPFLFSLGALVLFILGGITGVFLGAVVLDYEFRGTYWVVAHFHYVMVSGVTALFGGLYYWWPKITGKMYSELLGKLSFAVYFLGFNLLYFPMFLAWETPRRVFHFSTELTLYHRMATVGAFVLGTGVLLTFITLGKSLVSGPDAPDNPWTYSRTAEWAIPSPPPLENWPDRPSYASGKLKFVDDAAAATDGGVAQEASGATAASHEEEHADHASIWPLGIGAATFTFFLGLSGITPYVFSFVESHIHSDVGSFVTLDSAPAQNVIYPVLVVLGLGMLAVTLFQFGREQFDAPEMAVAERWPFGGISNEKMGVWVFLASDVVVFGAAIGAYVFMRIHMGWGNWHLDSITMAGLFNTYVLLTSSFTVILAHVMAERENKKGLLGALSVTVLLGLVFMGVKAFEYSSKFADGHYWFSGIEYSIYFVTTGLHALHVFLGLLIALFMIYRVVSIDAYLEDHMPVEFFGLYWHFVDIVWVFLFPLFYLM; the protein is encoded by the coding sequence ATGAGTGACCTTCCGCCGATGCGGTCGGTCAAGCGCTGGTTGGTCACGACCAATCACAAGGACGTCGGCATTCTCTATATATCGACGGCGCTGTTCTTCCTCGTCTTCGGCGGCGTCCTCGCACTGCTGTTCCGCGCCCACCTGTGGGAAGCCGGCGGCACGGGACTGCTCACGAACGACCAGTACTACCAGTCCGTCTCCGCTCACGGGCTCATAATGGTGTTCTGGTTCCTGTCACCGGTCGCAAGTGGATTTGCAAATTATTTCGTGCCGCTCCAAATCGGCGCGAAGGACCTCGCGTTCCCCCGCCTGAACGCCCTGAGTTACTGGTTCTATCTGTTCTCGGGGATTCTGCTGGGGATCTCGTTCTTCCAAGGCGGCTCGTTCTCCGGCGGTTGGACGATGTACGCCCCGCTGAACGTGCCGACATATACGGGTGCGATGCAGGCGATGACTGGCGGAAACGCGACAATTCTCGCACTGACCCTGTTCGTCGTCTCGATCACGATCGGGTCGGTGAACTTCCTCGTGACCATGCATCGGTCCCGCGCCGAAGGCCTCGGCCTGTGGAACATGCCGATGTTCTCCTGGTCGTGGCTGCTCACCGTCTGGATGATGCTATTCGCGTTCGCGGCGCTGCTGGCAGCGCTCCTGTTGCTGTCGGTCGACCGCCTGTTCCTCACACAGTACTTCGCGACTGACCAGGGCTCGAGCCTGCTATGGGCGCACATCTTCTGGTTCTTCGGCCATCCGGAGGTGTACATCGTCTTCTTCCCCGCGCTCGGGATCATGTTCGAAATCTTCCAGACGTTTACCGGGCGACGACTCGTTGGCCGCAAGTGGGTCATCATTGCGATGGTCCTCGTCGCGGTACAGTCGTTCCTCGTCTGGATGCATCACATGTTCCTGTCGACGATCAACCTCCCGATCAAGACGCTGTTCATGGCGACGACGATCGGTATTTCGCTCCCCTTCGACCTGATGGTCTTCTCGCTGATCTACACGATGGTCAAAGGGCGCGTTCGCTTTACGACGCCGTTCCTGTTCTCGCTGGGTGCGCTCGTGTTGTTCATCCTCGGCGGGATCACCGGCGTCTTCCTCGGTGCCGTCGTCCTCGACTACGAGTTCCGCGGGACCTACTGGGTCGTCGCTCACTTCCACTACGTGATGGTCTCCGGCGTCACCGCGCTGTTCGGTGGCCTCTACTACTGGTGGCCCAAGATTACCGGGAAGATGTACTCCGAGCTACTCGGGAAGCTCAGCTTCGCGGTCTACTTCCTCGGCTTCAACCTGCTGTACTTCCCGATGTTCCTCGCGTGGGAGACGCCGCGTCGTGTCTTCCACTTCAGTACGGAGCTCACGCTCTACCACCGGATGGCGACCGTCGGGGCGTTCGTCCTCGGAACGGGGGTCCTGCTCACGTTCATCACGCTCGGCAAGAGTCTCGTCTCCGGTCCGGACGCGCCAGACAACCCGTGGACGTACTCGCGGACCGCCGAGTGGGCAATTCCCTCGCCGCCGCCGCTCGAGAACTGGCCCGACCGACCCAGCTACGCCAGCGGCAAGCTCAAGTTTGTCGATGACGCCGCGGCCGCGACTGACGGCGGTGTCGCACAGGAAGCGTCCGGTGCGACGGCCGCGAGCCACGAAGAGGAACACGCCGACCACGCCAGCATCTGGCCGCTCGGCATCGGTGCCGCGACCTTCACGTTCTTCCTCGGACTCAGCGGTATCACGCCGTACGTCTTCTCGTTTGTCGAGTCTCACATCCACAGCGACGTCGGTAGCTTCGTGACCCTGGACTCAGCACCCGCACAGAACGTCATCTACCCGGTCCTCGTGGTACTCGGACTGGGGATGCTCGCGGTCACGCTGTTCCAGTTCGGTCGCGAGCAGTTCGACGCACCCGAGATGGCTGTCGCCGAACGCTGGCCGTTCGGCGGCATCAGCAACGAGAAGATGGGCGTCTGGGTCTTCCTGGCCTCAGACGTCGTCGTCTTCGGTGCTGCAATCGGCGCGTACGTGTTCATGCGCATCCACATGGGATGGGGCAACTGGCACCTCGATTCGATCACCATGGCCGGCCTGTTCAACACGTACGTCCTGCTGACCTCGAGTTTCACGGTCATCCTCGCACACGTGATGGCCGAACGCGAGAACAAGAAGGGGCTGCTCGGCGCACTGAGCGTGACGGTCCTACTCGGACTCGTGTTCATGGGCGTCAAGGCCTTCGAGTACAGCAGCAAGTTCGCCGACGGTCACTACTGGTTCAGCGGGATTGAGTACTCGATTTACTTCGTGACCACCGGCCTGCACGCGCTGCACGTCTTCCTCGGGCTGTTGATCGCGCTGTTCATGATCTACCGCGTTGTCTCGATCGACGCCTACCTCGAGGACCACATGCCGGTGGAGTTCTTCGGGCTCTACTGGCACTTCGTCGACATCGTGTGGGTCTTCCTGTTCCCACTGTTCTACCTCATGTAG
- a CDS encoding adenylate kinase — protein MAQPRILILGAPGAGKGTQSAKITEEFDVDHITTGDALRNNKEMDISEMDTKYDTPGEYMDQGELVPDEVVNAIVDEALSQADGFVLDGYPRNLEQAEELEDMTDLDVVLYLDVGEEELVHRLTGRRMDPDTGDIYHVEYNPPEDPEVEERLVQRDDDTEETVKERLSVFQENTEPVIEYYEEEGVLERVDGEQAPDDVWEDVKETIEDAS, from the coding sequence ATGGCACAGCCACGAATCCTGATCCTGGGTGCGCCCGGGGCAGGGAAGGGGACTCAGAGTGCAAAGATCACCGAGGAGTTCGACGTCGACCACATCACCACTGGCGATGCGCTCCGGAACAACAAGGAGATGGACATCTCCGAGATGGACACCAAGTACGATACGCCGGGCGAGTATATGGACCAGGGCGAACTCGTCCCTGACGAGGTCGTCAACGCCATCGTCGACGAGGCACTCAGTCAGGCCGACGGCTTTGTCCTCGACGGCTACCCGCGGAACCTAGAGCAGGCCGAGGAACTCGAGGACATGACCGACCTCGACGTCGTCCTCTACCTCGATGTTGGCGAGGAAGAACTCGTCCACCGGCTGACGGGCCGACGGATGGATCCGGACACCGGCGATATCTATCACGTCGAGTACAACCCGCCCGAGGACCCCGAGGTCGAGGAACGACTGGTCCAGCGGGACGACGACACCGAAGAGACGGTCAAAGAGCGACTGTCGGTATTTCAGGAGAATACCGAGCCCGTCATCGAGTATTACGAGGAGGAAGGTGTGCTCGAGCGCGTCGACGGGGAGCAGGCTCCGGATGACGTGTGGGAAGACGTGAAGGAAACGATCGAAGACGCGTCCTAA
- a CDS encoding cytochrome C oxidase subunit IV family protein, translated as MASIRTYTLIYVALILLATGKFVFFHFPEIFNYQLAVGGTMILAVIKVSLIAGYFQHLKDEPRSITYLMLTAVFMVFLLTLAAGYSIQ; from the coding sequence ATGGCGAGTATACGGACGTACACCCTCATTTACGTGGCATTGATACTGCTAGCAACAGGGAAGTTCGTCTTCTTCCACTTCCCCGAGATATTCAACTATCAACTGGCAGTGGGTGGTACGATGATCCTGGCGGTGATCAAGGTATCGCTGATCGCCGGCTACTTCCAACACCTGAAAGACGAACCACGGTCGATCACCTATCTGATGCTCACTGCGGTATTTATGGTGTTCCTGCTGACCCTCGCCGCGGGGTACTCGATCCAGTAA